One genomic segment of Desulforamulus reducens MI-1 includes these proteins:
- a CDS encoding CBO0543 family protein: protein MPWFITAIVSWTIFYFLVDVRYLRKTIFGGIFTLILGSMVDWGGQQLGLYKFYDVIIPWAGCSIFYKFGPIFTMGVLFTQYLPRKRALLVLNILVVSLLYLGLEMVILQTNAAEYKQWHFLASFIVDLGAFTTLTWVAQTFHLAPAYQGWRV, encoded by the coding sequence ATGCCGTGGTTTATAACAGCCATTGTATCCTGGACTATTTTTTATTTTTTAGTGGATGTGCGTTATCTAAGAAAAACAATATTTGGCGGGATATTTACGTTAATTCTAGGGTCTATGGTGGATTGGGGAGGACAACAACTGGGACTTTATAAGTTTTATGATGTGATTATTCCTTGGGCTGGCTGTTCTATCTTTTATAAGTTTGGGCCCATCTTTACCATGGGGGTACTCTTTACACAATATTTGCCAAGAAAAAGAGCCTTGTTGGTTCTCAATATCTTGGTGGTATCACTTTTGTACTTAGGCCTGGAGATGGTTATTTTACAAACCAATGCAGCAGAGTATAAACAATGGCATTTTTTAGCAAGTTTTATCGTTGACCTGGGTGCTTTTACAACCCTTACCTGGGTTGCTCAGACCTTTCACTTGGCACCTGCTTATCAAGGATGGCGTGTCTAA
- the hslO gene encoding Hsp33 family molecular chaperone HslO codes for MQDYLVRAVASDGNFRIFSARTTNTVEEARTRHNSWPVATAALGRTMTAALLMGANLKGEDTLSIRVLGDGPLGAIIVTSNAKGEVRGYVQEPQIHLPSTPEGKLAVGAAVGKGHLHITKDLGLKEPFTGSVELVSGEIAEDFAHYLTTSEQTPSAVSLGVLVDTDNSVVAAGGLILQLLPGAGEEVLEILEQNLRQLPHLSSLIKNGETPEDIIKRVTKGIEMKFLESNPVGFSCQCSRERLENLLVGIGKDEVTSMLQEQGAAEINCHFCAENYHFDKKDLQRILKRIEEKD; via the coding sequence ATGCAGGATTATTTGGTTAGGGCAGTTGCTTCAGATGGCAACTTTCGCATATTTTCAGCAAGAACAACCAATACCGTAGAAGAGGCCAGAACCCGCCACAATAGCTGGCCGGTGGCAACAGCTGCCTTGGGCCGTACCATGACGGCAGCCCTTTTAATGGGGGCCAACCTAAAGGGAGAGGATACCCTCAGCATTCGTGTATTAGGGGACGGCCCACTGGGTGCCATTATTGTAACAAGCAATGCGAAAGGTGAGGTAAGGGGTTATGTTCAGGAACCCCAAATACACCTACCCAGTACCCCTGAGGGAAAATTAGCAGTGGGGGCTGCTGTTGGTAAAGGACATCTTCATATAACAAAAGATTTGGGGCTGAAGGAACCCTTCACTGGTAGTGTAGAATTAGTTTCCGGAGAAATTGCAGAGGATTTCGCTCATTATCTTACCACTTCGGAGCAAACCCCATCAGCTGTTTCCTTGGGAGTTTTGGTGGATACAGATAATTCTGTGGTAGCTGCAGGTGGACTTATCCTTCAACTTTTGCCTGGGGCCGGTGAAGAGGTGCTGGAAATTTTAGAACAGAATCTGAGACAGTTACCCCACCTGAGTTCGCTAATAAAAAACGGAGAGACACCCGAAGATATAATAAAAAGAGTTACAAAGGGTATCGAGATGAAGTTTTTAGAAAGTAATCCGGTGGGTTTTTCTTGCCAATGTTCCAGAGAACGTTTAGAGAATTTGTTAGTGGGAATTGGCAAAGATGAGGTTACATCGATGCTGCAGGAGCAAGGAGCAGCAGAAATAAACTGTCATTTTTGTGCAGAGAACTATCATTTTGATAAAAAAGATTTGCAAAGGATTCTTAAACGAATTGAAGAGAAAGATTAA
- a CDS encoding Dabb family protein has translation MITHIVFFKFKDSDSIPIVKEKLMALEGKVPQLRHLEVGVDVIRSERSFDLALVAKFENMDDLNAYQVHPEHQEVVKYIGTVKESIVAVDYES, from the coding sequence ATGATTACACACATTGTATTCTTTAAGTTTAAGGACTCTGACAGTATCCCGATTGTAAAGGAAAAGTTGATGGCTTTAGAGGGAAAGGTTCCCCAACTGCGTCATCTGGAGGTAGGGGTTGATGTTATTCGATCCGAAAGATCCTTTGACCTGGCTCTGGTGGCCAAGTTTGAAAATATGGATGATCTGAATGCATATCAGGTTCATCCGGAGCACCAGGAAGTTGTAAAATACATAGGAACAGTTAAGGAATCCATTGTTGCAGTGGACTACGAATCCTAG
- a CDS encoding molybdopterin-containing oxidoreductase family protein, whose translation MQIKTNCPLDCFAHCGLIARLDNGKVVSISGDESHPVSKGVICSKGRNKHLQRLYSPERITTPLRKTAAGWQPITWDQAYETIALELSKIISIYGPLAILHHDNDGSEGILKTLAARFFNALGGCTRPSGSICWGSGYQAQQYDFGRLQLHSWEDMVNSRLIVLWGRDPASTNIQMIPLLKQAKKKGCRIIVINPVKVASCTLADIHIAPRPGSDGALALGVAQEIIKNNWTDQNYIEKHVYGYSQYVELVQRYTPEVVSDITGVSIDQICYLAQAYANAKPASIFLGYGLQRYTNGGQTIRAIDALAAITGNIGVAGSGVNYAGGHWKGCIASIKGDELPQKNRTLPWPILGKALQKADNPPIKSIFVTRSNPVTQLPDTTEIRKAFSQSQFTVVVDMFLNDTAQYANLFLPCTTFLEEEDLVFSSWNHFMAYSPQVVEPLGQCRSDHHIFSGLAQHMGLTGFPNLTAEQWIKKAINPLKPFNITLEKLKSGPVRHPFAPEVPWQDGIFATPSGKYELFSQLAEADGINPLPEYVEPMESALRDPILAKEFPLHLITAHHPEHLHSQFWNLSEKGLSIQPVYIHPETAAVAGIMENHKVVVATQRGQAIFTAVLSKKLRRDTILIHQGSWAIHGNGVNVLTPQYMPDMGQGTPYYDCLCRIEPHQ comes from the coding sequence ATGCAGATAAAAACCAATTGCCCTTTAGATTGTTTTGCCCATTGTGGCCTAATCGCCCGTTTAGATAACGGGAAAGTAGTTAGCATTTCCGGGGATGAAAGTCACCCGGTTAGTAAAGGTGTTATCTGTAGTAAAGGAAGAAATAAACACCTGCAGCGACTATATAGTCCTGAACGTATCACCACCCCCTTACGAAAAACAGCTGCTGGCTGGCAACCAATCACCTGGGACCAAGCCTATGAAACCATTGCTTTAGAATTATCCAAAATTATAAGTATTTATGGACCTTTAGCCATATTGCACCATGATAACGATGGTTCCGAGGGGATTCTGAAAACACTTGCCGCAAGATTTTTTAATGCCCTCGGTGGCTGTACCCGTCCATCCGGTAGTATTTGCTGGGGAAGCGGTTACCAAGCCCAGCAGTATGATTTTGGCCGGTTGCAATTACACAGTTGGGAAGATATGGTTAACTCCCGCCTGATTGTTCTCTGGGGCAGAGATCCTGCCAGTACTAACATTCAAATGATACCACTTTTAAAACAGGCTAAAAAAAAGGGCTGTCGAATTATCGTAATAAACCCTGTAAAGGTTGCTAGCTGTACTTTGGCTGATATTCATATAGCACCCCGACCGGGCAGTGATGGTGCACTGGCCCTTGGTGTGGCACAGGAAATCATAAAGAACAACTGGACCGACCAAAACTACATTGAAAAACACGTATATGGTTATTCTCAATATGTTGAACTGGTGCAACGTTACACACCCGAAGTAGTCTCTGATATCACTGGTGTTTCCATCGACCAAATATGTTATCTGGCCCAGGCATATGCTAATGCCAAACCAGCCAGTATCTTTTTGGGCTACGGTTTACAACGTTATACCAACGGAGGGCAAACCATACGGGCCATTGATGCTCTGGCAGCCATTACCGGAAACATCGGTGTAGCAGGGAGCGGTGTCAACTACGCCGGTGGTCATTGGAAAGGTTGCATTGCTTCTATTAAAGGTGATGAACTACCACAAAAAAATCGTACTCTACCCTGGCCTATTTTGGGAAAGGCTCTACAAAAAGCCGATAATCCACCTATAAAAAGCATCTTTGTAACTCGCTCTAACCCTGTAACACAGTTGCCTGATACAACAGAAATTCGCAAAGCTTTTTCCCAATCGCAATTCACCGTTGTAGTTGATATGTTTCTCAATGACACTGCCCAGTATGCTAATTTGTTTTTACCCTGTACAACTTTTCTTGAAGAAGAAGATCTGGTTTTTTCATCTTGGAATCATTTTATGGCCTATTCACCACAGGTTGTGGAACCCTTAGGTCAGTGCAGATCAGATCACCATATCTTCTCAGGGTTGGCCCAGCATATGGGTTTAACAGGTTTTCCCAACCTTACTGCCGAACAGTGGATAAAAAAAGCTATAAATCCATTGAAACCTTTTAATATCACTCTGGAAAAACTTAAGAGCGGCCCTGTCAGACATCCCTTTGCCCCAGAAGTACCCTGGCAAGACGGTATCTTTGCTACTCCCAGTGGGAAATATGAGCTTTTTTCACAGTTGGCAGAGGCTGATGGCATTAATCCTTTGCCAGAATATGTTGAGCCAATGGAAAGTGCCCTCAGGGATCCTATTTTAGCGAAGGAGTTCCCGCTTCATCTGATAACAGCACACCACCCGGAACACCTGCACTCACAATTCTGGAATCTTTCAGAAAAGGGACTGTCTATTCAACCGGTCTATATTCATCCAGAAACGGCAGCTGTTGCTGGAATTATGGAAAACCATAAAGTTGTGGTGGCTACTCAAAGGGGTCAAGCTATTTTCACTGCTGTCCTAAGTAAAAAACTTCGACGGGACACCATCCTGATTCACCAGGGTTCTTGGGCTATCCATGGCAACGGGGTAAATGTACTTACCCCCCAATACATGCCGGATATGGGACAAGGTACTCCCTACTATGATTGTCTGTGCAGAATAGAACCCCATCAATAG
- a CDS encoding EAL domain-containing protein — translation MISSTRHLFFPFNKFTVLDFGNHYFIQQLPQKCNDKKNCLMQEENKITTEVSSLENLKQEEQGLKDYIDNLITLNAKLSTDGTVLLINETALRTFHMQPEEVVGKKLWDTPWWSYDADLHTQLKNAVKQAATGQTIYYETINHLVSGKKIYIYFTLNPVLNKNNEVIYLVAEGRDITKRKMIEQDLISTNQELVAANEELISIEEELRISNKEIYLAHERLNNILESITDAFYAVNHQWEVTYVNTEAEKLLHKKRLDIIGKNIWQEFSEMVHTKFYHILHQVMSEQIYQQFEYFFQPTGKWFNIHAYPSSDGLSIYFHDITEYKLVQEKMSLQNQYLSSLHETTLALMNRLNLDELLKAIVTRSAELSGTDHGFIFLIDNNNPSELVLRFGTGTYKQMVGIRLKPGEGMVGTVWQTGEPLIVKDYSSWPGKSSIFSHIKIHGGIALPLKSEGKINGILGIIYIEKNQNLESNNLSLLTGFAQLASIALDNANLYQAAQQELAERKRIEEILRYLAYHDSLTELPNRTLFNDRLSMALNQAHRNKNKLAVMFLDLDHFKKVNDTLGHDIGDQLLKGIAQRFSKLLRKGDTIARIGGDEFTILLHNITRAENASIVADKIIDTLANPWIIGNHEFHITTSIGIALYPDDGTDAESLLKNADAAMYQAKEMGRNNYQFYTPTMNAQTLRRFELENNLRRALDRKEFVIYYQPQVEIHTGKIVGVEALIRWQHPQRGMISPAEFIPMAEETGLIIPIGEWILRRACAQNKAWQDRGFSPMRVTVNLSARQFLQPHLPQYISNVLEDTGLGPQWLELEITESLAMKDVAFTEKTLIELRKMGITLAIDDFGTGYSSLNYLKRLPIDILKIDRSFIHDLNTESDDVAIISAIITLGHNLKMKVVAEGVETKEQLMFLRQQQCDLMQGYLFTKPLPVRELEQKYLSNNTKLFC, via the coding sequence ATGATTTCCTCAACCCGACATCTTTTCTTTCCCTTTAACAAATTCACAGTTCTAGATTTCGGGAATCATTATTTTATCCAACAACTGCCGCAAAAATGTAATGACAAAAAGAACTGCTTAATGCAGGAAGAAAATAAAATAACAACAGAAGTATCTTCTCTGGAGAACCTAAAGCAGGAAGAACAGGGTCTTAAGGACTATATTGATAACCTAATTACGTTAAATGCTAAATTATCTACAGATGGCACTGTATTATTGATTAATGAAACAGCCCTCCGAACCTTTCACATGCAACCGGAGGAAGTAGTTGGCAAAAAACTCTGGGATACTCCCTGGTGGAGCTACGATGCTGACCTTCATACTCAACTAAAAAATGCTGTAAAACAGGCAGCAACAGGCCAAACTATTTATTACGAAACAATAAATCATCTAGTTTCCGGGAAAAAGATATACATTTATTTTACACTGAACCCTGTACTAAATAAAAATAACGAAGTTATTTATCTGGTGGCTGAGGGTCGTGATATCACCAAGCGAAAAATGATTGAGCAGGATCTGATTTCAACAAACCAGGAATTAGTTGCTGCCAATGAAGAGCTTATATCCATTGAAGAAGAGTTGCGAATATCCAATAAAGAAATATATCTTGCCCATGAAAGGCTTAATAATATTCTGGAGAGTATCACCGATGCCTTCTATGCGGTAAACCACCAATGGGAAGTAACCTATGTTAATACCGAGGCAGAAAAACTACTGCATAAGAAAAGGCTTGATATTATTGGCAAAAATATCTGGCAAGAATTCTCCGAAATGGTTCATACAAAGTTTTACCACATACTCCACCAGGTGATGTCAGAACAAATTTATCAGCAATTTGAATATTTCTTTCAGCCTACAGGTAAGTGGTTTAATATTCATGCCTACCCTTCATCTGACGGTCTATCTATCTACTTTCACGATATTACCGAGTATAAACTTGTTCAGGAAAAAATGTCCCTACAAAACCAATATTTATCCTCACTTCACGAAACAACACTAGCCTTAATGAATCGACTGAATCTGGATGAATTACTGAAAGCAATTGTAACTCGTTCTGCTGAGCTTTCCGGAACCGATCATGGATTTATCTTTCTCATCGACAACAATAACCCCTCTGAACTTGTATTAAGGTTTGGCACCGGCACCTATAAACAAATGGTCGGGATCAGGCTGAAACCAGGAGAGGGCATGGTGGGAACAGTCTGGCAAACCGGTGAACCCTTAATTGTAAAAGATTATTCATCCTGGCCAGGCAAATCATCTATATTCTCTCATATTAAAATCCACGGGGGGATTGCCTTACCTCTTAAATCGGAAGGCAAGATAAATGGTATATTGGGCATCATTTATATAGAAAAGAATCAAAATTTAGAGTCTAACAACTTATCTCTTCTTACAGGCTTCGCTCAACTTGCCTCCATTGCCCTAGACAATGCCAATTTGTATCAGGCCGCCCAACAGGAACTGGCAGAACGAAAACGTATAGAGGAAATCCTACGCTATCTGGCATACCATGATTCTTTAACAGAGCTACCGAACCGGACATTGTTTAATGACCGTCTTTCCATGGCCCTTAATCAGGCACATCGAAATAAAAATAAATTGGCAGTTATGTTCTTAGATTTGGACCATTTCAAAAAAGTCAACGACACTTTGGGGCACGACATAGGAGATCAACTGTTAAAAGGTATTGCACAAAGGTTTTCCAAATTACTTCGTAAAGGAGATACCATTGCCCGTATTGGCGGAGATGAATTCACTATTTTACTACACAATATCACACGGGCTGAAAATGCTTCCATTGTTGCCGATAAAATCATTGATACCCTTGCCAACCCTTGGATAATCGGTAACCATGAGTTCCATATTACCACAAGCATTGGCATAGCCCTGTATCCCGATGACGGCACCGACGCCGAGTCCTTGCTAAAAAATGCAGATGCCGCCATGTATCAGGCTAAGGAAATGGGTCGAAACAACTATCAATTCTACACACCTACCATGAATGCCCAGACCCTACGACGCTTTGAGTTAGAAAACAATCTTCGCAGGGCATTGGATCGAAAGGAATTTGTCATTTACTATCAACCACAGGTGGAGATTCATACTGGTAAAATTGTTGGAGTAGAAGCCCTTATTCGCTGGCAACATCCCCAGCGAGGTATGATTTCCCCTGCTGAGTTTATTCCGATGGCTGAAGAAACCGGTCTGATCATTCCTATTGGTGAATGGATTCTGCGTCGTGCCTGTGCCCAGAACAAAGCCTGGCAGGATAGGGGATTCTCTCCCATGAGGGTAACGGTGAATCTATCGGCTCGACAATTTCTGCAGCCACATCTGCCCCAATACATTTCCAACGTCTTAGAGGATACTGGCCTTGGCCCACAATGGTTGGAGTTAGAAATAACGGAAAGTTTAGCCATGAAAGATGTTGCTTTCACAGAAAAAACCCTTATTGAATTGAGGAAAATGGGAATTACCTTAGCCATTGACGACTTTGGTACCGGTTATTCTTCCCTCAATTATTTAAAACGTTTACCAATTGATATATTAAAAATTGATCGGTCCTTCATTCATGATTTGAATACTGAATCCGATGATGTTGCCATTATAAGTGCCATCATTACCCTAGGGCACAATTTAAAAATGAAGGTTGTTGCAGAGGGTGTTGAAACCAAAGAACAGTTAATGTTTTTGCGACAGCAACAATGCGACCTAATGCAAGGCTATCTGTTTACAAAACCTCTCCCTGTCCGAGAACTGGAACAAAAATACTTATCCAATAACACCAAGTTATTCTGCTAA
- a CDS encoding YpiB family protein, translating to MLANNLAEKKELIVWFLRTNRLKKPEAARILEFIKDNKSLLSRIEFTNKLSDKKDALLVSAVYTNTFPFDFRLNNNHYGSVDEALYQLKTNPPHKLFMWLSFASPPSCALCSHRNNKQVRPLPNPASMAHKLLVEAVKTVNRKEAQKRTLLLEIDQSLDEKNIHKFQRLTGELQKLICENN from the coding sequence ATGCTAGCCAATAATCTGGCCGAAAAAAAGGAATTGATCGTTTGGTTTCTACGTACCAATCGGTTAAAAAAACCTGAAGCAGCCCGAATTCTTGAGTTTATCAAGGATAATAAGAGTCTGTTGTCCAGAATAGAGTTTACCAACAAGTTATCTGACAAGAAGGATGCTCTACTAGTTTCTGCAGTATATACCAATACTTTCCCCTTTGACTTCCGCCTAAATAATAACCATTATGGTTCTGTGGATGAAGCCCTCTACCAACTTAAGACAAATCCACCTCATAAGTTATTTATGTGGTTATCTTTCGCAAGTCCACCTAGTTGTGCCCTGTGCTCCCATAGGAATAATAAACAGGTTAGACCATTGCCTAATCCTGCCTCTATGGCACATAAATTGTTAGTGGAGGCAGTAAAAACAGTAAACCGTAAAGAAGCCCAAAAAAGAACCTTGTTATTAGAAATTGATCAATCTTTAGATGAAAAAAATATACACAAATTTCAGCGTCTGACAGGAGAGTTGCAAAAATTAATCTGCGAAAATAATTAG
- a CDS encoding RluA family pseudouridine synthase has protein sequence MENKCIIEKLQLIIPQTMDGWTVERVLRREVGVSRTLLRRAKRNRVILLNQLPVKTNVTVKTGEVLELWMGSQETQVVPERMELNILYEDAHLLAVNKPPGMLVHPLTNETSGTLANGVLYHWLQQGTIDRFRPVHRLDRNTSGIVLIARNPYVQQQLQIQMKQGQFVRRYLALVKGKVQPEQGVIQAPIALEEGSFIKRMISPAGKEAISHYQVLRTFNQASLVRVELETGRTHQVRVHMAHMGHPLLGDSLYGGDTSNIKRQALHCAYLAFNHPVQGSRIKISCSVAGDIRQLMEEHSKKA, from the coding sequence ATGGAAAATAAATGCATTATAGAAAAGTTGCAGTTGATTATCCCCCAGACAATGGATGGGTGGACGGTAGAAAGGGTATTAAGACGGGAAGTTGGGGTTTCCCGTACTTTATTGCGCAGGGCTAAAAGAAATAGAGTTATTTTATTAAATCAGCTACCCGTTAAAACCAATGTGACAGTGAAAACTGGAGAGGTTTTGGAACTATGGATGGGAAGTCAGGAGACCCAGGTGGTACCAGAAAGAATGGAATTAAATATTCTCTATGAAGATGCTCATCTACTGGCAGTTAATAAGCCACCCGGTATGCTGGTACATCCTTTAACCAATGAAACTTCGGGCACATTGGCTAACGGTGTGCTTTATCACTGGCTGCAGCAGGGAACCATTGACCGATTCAGACCTGTACATCGCCTGGATAGAAATACCTCTGGAATTGTTTTAATCGCAAGGAATCCCTATGTCCAACAACAATTACAAATCCAGATGAAGCAAGGACAGTTTGTTCGTCGTTACTTAGCCCTAGTAAAAGGGAAAGTACAACCCGAGCAAGGAGTTATTCAAGCACCCATTGCTTTAGAGGAAGGCAGTTTTATAAAAAGAATGATCTCTCCGGCAGGAAAAGAGGCCATCAGTCATTATCAAGTTCTTCGAACTTTTAACCAAGCCAGTCTTGTTAGGGTAGAACTGGAGACGGGCAGAACCCATCAGGTTAGGGTCCATATGGCCCATATGGGACATCCTTTGCTGGGGGATTCTTTGTACGGAGGAGATACTTCAAATATTAAACGCCAGGCATTGCATTGTGCGTACCTAGCATTTAATCACCCTGTGCAGGGAAGCCGTATTAAAATTTCCTGTTCAGTTGCCGGAGATATTAGGCAATTGATGGAAGAACACAGTAAAAAAGCTTAA
- a CDS encoding MFS transporter has product MDNTEARRKRDLFLFILAGSFMGLYTGLYDPSFNNYLNDVFHISEVARGGLEFPREFPGFLVVFTTGLLIFLSDVRIALVANLILCLGLFGLGFVSPSFSWVVVWMIIWSVGAHLYMPVESSIGVALAKPGEEGKRLGQLGAIKTAASLVGFSVVYLGIRYFHLSYSAIFALAGLSVLASCLCLLLMESRKSSSRRQKLVFKRKYLLFYGLNILFGARKQIFLTFAPWVLIKIFNQPVTTFAVLGLIGTVAGIPFRALLGKAIDTFGERMIIATESILLVFVCIGYGYAQYFGLGHYALWLVFFCYIGDQLLFACNMARATYLNKIIDSPEDLTPTLSMGLTIDHLVSMTIPFFGGLLWMQLGYQYVFLAAAFIALLNLITAFRIHTTKEASLETSLTH; this is encoded by the coding sequence ATGGACAATACAGAGGCCCGAAGAAAACGGGACCTTTTTCTTTTTATCTTAGCAGGTTCTTTTATGGGACTTTATACAGGACTTTATGACCCCTCCTTTAACAACTACTTAAATGATGTATTTCATATCAGTGAAGTAGCTAGGGGAGGCCTTGAATTTCCCAGGGAGTTCCCTGGTTTTCTTGTTGTTTTTACCACTGGTCTTTTAATCTTTCTCTCCGATGTACGTATAGCCCTGGTTGCCAACCTGATCCTATGCCTTGGATTATTTGGCCTTGGTTTTGTTTCCCCTAGTTTTTCCTGGGTGGTTGTCTGGATGATCATTTGGAGTGTTGGTGCCCACCTTTATATGCCTGTGGAATCAAGTATCGGCGTGGCTTTAGCCAAGCCGGGTGAAGAAGGGAAACGTCTAGGTCAGTTAGGGGCCATTAAAACTGCGGCGTCCCTGGTTGGATTCTCTGTGGTGTACCTAGGGATACGTTATTTTCACTTAAGCTATAGCGCTATCTTTGCACTGGCAGGTCTAAGTGTTCTTGCCTCTTGCTTGTGCCTTTTGCTAATGGAATCGCGTAAAAGCAGTTCAAGAAGACAAAAATTAGTATTTAAACGAAAATATCTTCTGTTTTATGGTTTAAATATTCTCTTTGGTGCCCGCAAGCAAATATTTCTAACCTTTGCCCCTTGGGTTTTAATAAAAATTTTTAATCAACCGGTTACTACCTTTGCTGTTCTCGGACTTATTGGTACCGTGGCTGGCATTCCCTTTCGTGCACTACTGGGTAAAGCCATTGACACCTTTGGTGAAAGGATGATCATTGCCACTGAATCCATCTTACTGGTTTTCGTTTGCATTGGTTACGGCTATGCTCAATATTTTGGGTTGGGTCATTATGCCCTTTGGTTGGTCTTTTTTTGTTATATCGGAGACCAGCTTCTTTTCGCCTGTAACATGGCCCGGGCCACCTATCTAAATAAAATCATAGACTCACCTGAAGATTTAACCCCCACCTTATCAATGGGCCTAACTATCGACCACCTAGTATCTATGACCATACCGTTCTTTGGTGGATTGTTATGGATGCAATTAGGCTATCAATACGTATTCCTTGCTGCAGCCTTTATTGCCCTGTTAAATCTGATTACTGCCTTCCGTATTCATACCACTAAGGAAGCTTCCCTGGAAACTTCCTTAACACATTAA
- a CDS encoding IS110 family transposase, with protein sequence MNYKQKQRIEQLTESTLIIGADIAKSKHVARAQDFRGIELGKRLVFDNTRAGLTKLMHWIRTLMVEHGKDHALVGIEPTGHYWLPMAEFLRKEGVPVVVVNPLHVKRSKELDDNSPTKNDIKDARVIAQLVKDGRYSEPNLPTGVYAELRVGMVQRDRLNQDLNRVKGRIHNWLDRYFPEYTSVFKDWEGKASLMILNTCPLPREVIKTGTEAIVTLWKTEIKRAVGIKRANKLMQVARESIGLSTGIEFARHEIRMLLEQYDILCKQMEILMEAVQELLQQIPGSTEMMTIPGVGLVTVAGFLAEVGDLKGYEHGQQIIKLAGLNLKENSSGKHKGQSRISKRGRPRLRALLFKTVLVMVAKNREFKAIHQYLITRHGNPLKKKQSIVALCGKLIRILFTIGSKQTPYDAEQVLGVVRQEQLQEAA encoded by the coding sequence ATGAATTATAAACAAAAACAAAGAATTGAGCAACTCACTGAATCAACTTTAATTATTGGAGCCGATATTGCCAAATCTAAACACGTGGCACGTGCCCAGGATTTTAGGGGTATCGAGTTGGGGAAACGCTTGGTCTTTGACAACACTAGGGCGGGCTTAACCAAGCTGATGCATTGGATTAGAACCTTGATGGTAGAGCACGGTAAGGATCATGCTCTGGTAGGTATCGAACCCACAGGACACTACTGGTTACCAATGGCTGAGTTTTTGCGCAAAGAAGGTGTACCAGTTGTAGTTGTAAATCCGTTGCATGTTAAGAGAAGCAAGGAATTAGATGATAACTCGCCCACAAAGAACGACATCAAAGATGCAAGGGTAATTGCCCAATTAGTAAAAGATGGCCGTTACTCAGAACCCAACTTACCCACAGGTGTCTATGCGGAACTGCGGGTGGGAATGGTTCAAAGGGACCGTCTTAATCAAGACCTTAACCGAGTAAAAGGTAGAATCCACAACTGGCTTGACCGGTACTTCCCCGAGTACACAAGTGTTTTCAAAGATTGGGAAGGCAAAGCATCCTTGATGATATTAAATACTTGTCCACTCCCCCGGGAAGTCATCAAAACAGGCACAGAGGCAATTGTAACCCTGTGGAAAACTGAGATTAAACGGGCAGTTGGTATAAAAAGAGCTAACAAACTAATGCAGGTTGCTAGAGAATCCATCGGACTATCCACAGGGATAGAGTTTGCCCGTCATGAAATAAGGATGCTACTTGAACAATATGACATCCTGTGCAAACAGATGGAAATCCTGATGGAAGCAGTTCAAGAGTTACTGCAACAAATACCTGGAAGCACAGAAATGATGACCATTCCAGGAGTCGGTTTGGTTACAGTAGCCGGATTTCTTGCAGAAGTAGGCGACTTAAAAGGATATGAACATGGGCAACAAATCATAAAGTTGGCGGGCCTAAACCTAAAAGAGAACAGTTCTGGTAAACACAAGGGACAATCACGAATCAGTAAACGGGGGCGCCCCCGGCTGCGGGCCTTGTTATTTAAGACTGTGTTAGTCATGGTTGCAAAAAACCGAGAGTTTAAGGCCATCCACCAATATTTAATAACAAGGCATGGAAATCCCTTAAAGAAAAAGCAATCCATAGTTGCCCTCTGTGGAAAATTGATTCGTATTTTGTTCACCATAGGCAGTAAACAAACTCCATATGACGCGGAGCAAGTATTAGGCGTTGTACGCCAAGAGCAATTACAGGAAGCTGCTTAA